The Paenibacillus macerans genome includes a window with the following:
- a CDS encoding copper amine oxidase N-terminal domain-containing protein, whose amino-acid sequence MRKLSLGFTALICAATLIFSNDISLASASNKETNVIINNSKLASAEILLKNGQVFISLTGAKVLDDLTFKWNNTTKQVSVKGKETNLLLTINKTTAEKNGVTVKLSTAPFIHNGKTMIPLRFVTEAMNSSVTWNQSTQTAFITKASSKLINDFKSDQLSTARNAVINMPRVSQLPKNFEPSEDTSSIQYYFPEKVSNQFLEVYNNVISYYQISNNTAYLKWQGLIGDKTSTQNDLYFINRNITNEVGTLPSFKNTTFASFRWMPHIVATGYSLINNENWNDVLFKEEEVEQNKVNENYIIVDIPEE is encoded by the coding sequence ATGAGGAAATTGTCACTAGGATTTACTGCATTAATATGTGCCGCAACGTTAATTTTTTCAAACGACATCAGTCTTGCTTCAGCCTCTAATAAGGAAACAAATGTAATTATCAACAATTCAAAGCTTGCTTCTGCTGAAATACTTTTAAAAAATGGCCAGGTTTTCATTAGCTTAACCGGGGCAAAAGTCTTGGATGATTTAACTTTTAAATGGAACAACACAACAAAACAAGTATCTGTAAAAGGAAAGGAAACTAATCTACTGCTAACGATTAATAAAACAACTGCAGAAAAGAACGGTGTTACCGTTAAACTTAGCACTGCACCATTTATTCATAATGGAAAAACCATGATTCCTTTACGTTTTGTGACGGAAGCAATGAACAGTTCTGTTACCTGGAATCAGTCGACCCAAACGGCATTTATCACAAAAGCAAGTTCGAAACTGATTAATGATTTTAAAAGTGATCAGTTAAGTACTGCAAGAAATGCAGTAATTAATATGCCTAGAGTTTCTCAGTTACCCAAAAACTTTGAGCCATCGGAGGATACTTCAAGTATCCAATATTATTTTCCAGAGAAGGTATCCAATCAATTTCTTGAGGTCTATAATAATGTAATTAGTTATTATCAAATTTCAAATAATACCGCTTATCTAAAATGGCAGGGCCTTATTGGAGATAAAACTAGCACACAAAATGATCTTTATTTTATTAATAGAAATATAACAAATGAAGTTGGGACGCTTCCATCATTTAAAAACACTACTTTTGCAAGTTTCCGTTGGATGCCTCATATTGTGGCAACAGGTTATAGCTTAATAAATAATGAAAACTGGAACGATGTCCTTTTTAAGGAAGAGGAAGTTGAACAAAATAAAGTAAATGAGAACTATATTATTGTTGACATTCCGGAAGAATAA